The Canis lupus dingo isolate Sandy chromosome 18, ASM325472v2, whole genome shotgun sequence genome includes the window AAGCAGAGGCCTAATGAGTACCTGGCTCTCTTGGAACCATGCAATCACACTTAGAAGAATCTAGGACTCTCTCAtgtggagagagaatctcagccTCTCTCAGTCATTTAAACCATTACAAGCGAAACCCAAAACAAGTAAATGAAGGCATCTTAGACCATCCAGCCACATCCAAGCCGCCAGAAGAATGCAGCCACAACTGAGATCCAAGCTAAGTCAGTAGAAAAACTATTTAGTCaaccaagaaaaacaagagaaatgataaattatttaagCCAGTGTTTGGTTTGTTACATAGCCATACATAACTGATATGTTAggtgttaaatattaaaaatatttttttttggccAAAAGCACAGGCTAAGGTCTTGTGGAAAAACAcatgaattaaaataagaacagtGAAATTCTTACTCTACCAGAAAAATATAGGTGCAGTGGGAGTTTAGAAGaaggaattcaaatttaaaatacgGAAAGCTTTCGAGAGTAATTCTTTCCTTTATACATTGTATATTTCTCTGTTCATACTAAATCACCTATTTTCTTTGCCTGCCTTTCTGAAAATGTACAAAGAGCTATAATGAGTTGTCCCAGGAGCCATTTGAAATACTTATTTAATCTTCCTTCACCTGCTTCCCAAATGGTAGTCTTACTTGGTGCCTTGCAGATGTTAGATATTCAGTGAacatcaaattattttctgagCCACAGAGAAACATTCTCTGTAGCTCATAAATAGCAATTTAATTTGAGCTTtattattaaagagaaataaacataaaacatttagcTCATGGGATATAAAATTTTGCTTGggaaatataacattttattaagaGAGAAAGGTAGGAAGCAAGAACAGAAGAATGACTGTTTCTTGGTACCATGTACTGTTCCCTTGGGTTGTAAACATATGAATAATTTATTACTGCTGTTTGTTTGCTCTCCAAAAGTTTACAAATGGTGTTTACATGTAGAGCAACCTCTCACCTGCCTTTATTTTCAAGCTTCTAAGTCTATTTTtacataagttttatttttgcatgGAATTCTTAAAACATGTCTGCAGTTAATTTCCATAGTAAAATATTCCAGAAGAATGGTAAGTTTGTGCCTTCAAGGTTCAGTATGTTTACTGTTCTTGATGTCCTCCCTTTGACATTATAGGTGATAAGATTGCAAGGGCTGCTGGGTCAGCCCACCCATTTCATATTACTGAAGAAAAGTAAGACAGCAGcatttattctgttattttgtgcccccctccttttttttttttctaatcatggCCAATGATCTTGATGGTTCTATGTTTGGTCTTGAATGAACAATGGGaagtgaaaaacaacaacaaaaggaaaaaaagtaaaaataactttagGAATCAATGTAAGGTATTATCTCTGTTTTCCAGTATTATAACCTTTTCCTACTACTGAGTGTTTTACTCATCATCTTTATctaaatactttatttcattttcccttatCAGTAATTAGAAAAagtatattgtaatatatattttactgtttcTGTCTAGTTATTAAAAAACTTGTTAGTTGAAATATGTCAATgatataaaaggataaaaacaagtCAACTTCACTTTCATTATAGGAAAGTATTTCCTATAATTTCAGAAATAACCTTATGATTTCAGGATGGCCAAGTCACATGTACTCTCAAAACAGACATGACAAAATATCAGAGGAATACCACAGCACCTAGTGTTTCCAAAGAAATCTTTCCTAAGTTTCTTGAAACATAAATTCATTATGAATTTAGCTGATGGAATCTTTCTATTTCTACTGAAGGTATTCTAAGCATATAAACCTATGATTCAGATCTTACTATAGAAACATAGTATGGAACTTATGACCTCATCAGGGACACTGATAGATAATATTGAGTCAGGACAATTTTCCCTTCCAGGTAGTTAAATAATCTTCTTCTCTGGGTTAATCAGAGGTTAATAATGTCACAGAATAATGGAtacttttctttgtgtttttgtgcCACAATTACTGCTCTCCTCAAGCATAATACAGTCCCTGTAATACAAAGAGAATTGCCACAATGATCTCATTttacacatggggaaactgaagaCACAGAGGAGTCATAGAAATGTAGGGACAGAGCTTGGAATCTTATGTATACACCACTAGAGCCAGGTATTTTGGTCATTGGgtagttttaatattatttataagaaCTTTTAGCATTATCTCTTCTATAACTTAATTCAACAGCttagtaaaaagaaaacttatatcTCCTCAAATTAATGTAATaatgaaatgcaataaaataccattttatttgaATGATGAGTTTATCATAGAGATCTTCTAAGACATAATTATGAGAACCATCAAAACAAACTCAGAGTGAAAAAATGAGGGAACTTTTTTCTTACCAGTTATCAAATTGTTCTGTGATTTATTAACAAAATATGATTATAAGTAATTAGAAAATGTATTGGAGTGGACAGATGGCACATGGACTATGGACTGATAGATTAAAAATTGAGCAGAATAgggaatctataaaaaaatttcatCATAAAGGTGACTTTAATCAATGCACAAATCATTCAATTAATTGTACTGAAACAAGTGGCAATCAGTTTGGGAAGACAAAATCACAGCATCTCAGATTTATGCCTCATATACAGTAAAATAttgtagaaaatttaaatgtaaatataaaaatacaaaaggacaaaaagaaaatacgGGAAAAAGTATTTTGGAGTTGTGCAAAGAAATCTCTTTTAGTATAAAACCGAAGCCAAGAACCCTATCACAGAAGATTGACTATCTAAGCATAAAAGTAATCTATATAGCAAAATACAACATAAACAATGTTGTTAATAATAAACTTGGAAAAGAATTAGCAATATGTATGAGGGAGAAAGTTACCATCCTTGTATAagctcctacaaatcaataatgaACAGCCAACTAGACAaataggcaaatatatatatatatgagcaaATCagtaaatgcaaaattaaaaacaatgaaataattttttcatctAAGATTACCAAGGACTGAAGTTAAATAATTATGGATAGTGTTTACAATAGAATGGCTAGGGATATtgtcataaaatcataaaatcatgaaatattgtcataaaatcataaaatacttgTGTAAATTGGCACCAACTTTTAGAATCAATTTGGcaacattgtgtgtgtatgtatatatagaaatatttgcaAGAATGTATTCCAAACCACTAAGAGTAGTTACAAAGTGGATTCTCCaatggtcttttaaaataattttttatgtgaCAAAAAGTTGTGTTGACTGTGGGTAACTTTTTGTTCAAATCATGAAaccatatttttgtaatattaaaatagCCAATCATTAACCAGGAAACTTTCTGCAGATTGAAGATACTTCAAGACAATGACTGGAGGAAGGAACAATACAATAGTCATCAGATTCATCCTTTTGGGATTCTCAGATTATCCCAAGCTTAAGATTCTTCTCTTTGCAGGATTCTTGGGTTCTTATGTCTTGACAGTGGCCTGGAACCTGGGGCTCATCATCTTGATTAAGATAGACCCTTATCTACATacacccatgtacttcttcctcagcaACTTATCCTTCTTAGATTTTTGCTATGTTACCTCCACAACCCCGAAAATGCTCTCAGACTTCTTCCAGAAGCCTAAAGCCATCTCTTTTCTGGGATGCACTATGCAGTACTTCTTCTTCTCTAGCCTGGGTCTGACTGAGTGCTGTCTCCTGGCAGCCATGGCTTATGATCGATATGCTGCTATTTGTAATCCTCTGCTCTACACTACTACCATGTCACCCCCATTCTGTGTACAGATGATGGTTGGAGCCTATATAACTGGTCTCTTTGGTTCATTGATCCAACTGTGTGCTTTACTTCAGCTCAATTTCTGTGGGCCAAATGTTATCAACCATTTCTTCTGTGACCTGCCTCAATTATTAGTCCTATCCTGCTCTGAAACCTTCTTCCTAAAAGTCATGAAGTTTGTGATAGCAGTGATTTTTGGTGTGATATCTGTCTTTGTCATCATGATATCTTATGGTTATATTGTTGCAACCATTCTGAAGATAAGCTCTGTTGAAGGCAGGTCCAAGGCTTTCAACACCTGTACTTCTCACTTGACAGCAGTGATCTGTTTTTTTGGATCAGGACTCTTTGTCTATATGCACCCCAGCACTGGCAATTCTGTGGGCCAGGACAAGATAGCATCAGTCTTCTATACAGTGGTGATCCCGATGTTGAATCCTCTAATTTACAGTCTGAGGAACAAGGAAATCAAAGATGCCCTTAAGAGGTGTAAGAAGAGAGTCATTTTCCCATTGTTACAGCTAAAGGTCTagtaggcaaaaataaataaataaataaataaataaataaataaataaataaatatctagtagGCTAGTGGCTCTGGTGATTGGAAGTTTCTAGACTATGCAAGGGAAATGCATTTAACTTTATTCAACCCTACTGATGCTCTGGCAGGATTGCAAGTGAGTCAACACATCTAAATCCAGTACTGGCTCAATGCAATGCAAATCCTATGGCTTACTTGAACCCTGACAGttaacttttctattttgtttttaaagatttaatttatttattcatgacagagagagagaaacagatacagagacagagacagagggagaaagagagaagcaggctccatgcagggagcctgacgtgggacttgatccccggtttccaggatcacaccctggggcaaaggtggcgccaaactgctgggccactggggctgcctgctTTTCTCTTATATACAGTAATGACCTCATGAAGCAGTTAATATATTAATTGCTATATTAATATAAACCTTCAGTTCCTTGGTGCTTGACTCATATATTCTTACAGAACTTCTACCTTCAGGGTGGAGAGATTAGGGGCTATACACAATATTAGTGGCCTTTCTCATACACATCACAAGCAGCATCATGACTACTTCATCCTGGACTTCAAACTCTCTGGGTACCTGAGAAAATTCCAGTTAATTGAGATGAAGATATGGACAGAAGCATTACTTCAGACTATGACCTAACTTCCCTGAAGGGAGATCTGCTATAGGGAGTTTGGTCTATAGTTTGTTTTCTGGACTTTTATTTCTAGAACATCAATAGTCTGTAAGCGAATGAACAGGGGATTTCCGTGGTACTACCCTAATCCGGGAAAgttaaaatacaaaggaaagacAGATAGTTTAGACTCTAAAATAGAGTCCAAATCACTATGTTATTATGGCAAGGACAGCATAAATATACCCATCACTGCAAAGCTGAAGATATTTACCAATTTTCTtaaggaagtattttaaaatacatttctgagCAGGCAAGAGAATAGGAAACCTTCAGAACCcaaatataaagtaaaatcagGAATCCTGAGAGCAAAGGCAACTCTGAAGGTAGCTTTCACACTGGGGACATCTGCTGAAATCTGATAGTATCTGTATTTTGAGAGGCATATGAGTCTTGGGGAAGGAGAGACCAAGCCTGGGGCTGTCTAGGACTTTGATAGGAGACCCAGATATACATATGAGGCTCCAATTGACTGTACTTCTGTATGAGAGgaaactaaggggaaaaaaaatcctctctctcGGAGAAAGGAAATCTTGACTCTctcagacttcatgctgagtatGGGGAAAAGTAAGCTAAGAAATTGTAACCACATGCCCTAGTGGAGGTTTGTGGTCTGAATTCACACTACCTGTGCAGTTCAAGGAATCTTtagctgaaaatttttttaaagtagttccAGGTTGATAGTACCCTCAAGTACCAATCAGAAGCAAATGCATATCACCTTTTATGATTCTTAAGAGAGAATATTAAAGCCAGGCTCAAATAGTTTtcaaatcactttttatttatttatttttttgataataaatgtattttttattgctgttcaatttgccaacatacagaataacacccagtgctcatcccatcaagtgcccccctcagtgcctgtcacccattcacccccaccccccgccctcctccccttccaccacccctggttcgtttcccagagttaggagtctttatgttcaaatcactttttaaagaaaactgggTAACACAAATCTCAAAGTATACAAAGAGACAAAACCTTATGGGTGAAAGCCAAGAAGCGAGCCATGTCAGACGTATAAAGATGTCAGGAATGGCTACTGTCTCAATACAAGTGTAAAATAGGTGGAcctatgtgttaaaaaaaataaggggaatcagggacacttgagtggctcagtaattgagcatctgtctttggctcaggtcgtgatcccagagtcctaggatcgagttccgcattgggctctccatggggagcctgcttctccctctgtctgtgtctctgcctctctttgtgtctctcgtgaataaataaataaattctttaaaaaaataagaggaattaaaaatatctttaaagaccAGCAGAATTAAGTTTCCTACGGATTTCTGCATCAGGAAGTGTGGTGTATTATAGATACCTGAATGACCCTCCTAactgaaacaactgaaatgttgtatttgaaataaaaacatttttaagtgaactTCCACTTAGTGAAAAGGAGGAACAAGCTAAGCCCTCAAATGAAGTGAAACCAGGAGCTCAGGGAAGTAAACAAGTGCTAAAAATGGCTTTCTTCCTGGAGAGTCTTGTTGAACTCTGGAGACCCTTGCTTCTGCTGTGTCGACTCTGGGTGGTGAAGGCTAGGAAACAAAACTCAAGGCAAGCTCAGGTGACTGGACGGCAACCTGCACATAGAGCTCAGAAGACTATACCTTCCGTATAAATAAGTGAGCATCCGACAGTTTATgctcaaaaacaacaaaaacagtatatagtaaataaaataaaagcacaaaccTCTCTACAGTTCAAGCCCCCATAACTGAGAACCAGCAGGGGAAAACTTGTCTGTATAAACAGGCCTAAAAATCTGCAGATATTAGAATTATCAGTAAAGAAGATAAGGCACATTCAGTCTCCCCCAGAAGGAAGATACTTGCTCCTCAAAGGGAAAAGTACTGAGAACAGGTCTGAGACCTGGTCACTCAGAGCGCTGAAAAATGAGGGACTCAAAAGGAGGAGGCCCTCCTTACCGTTTGCAACACCGTGGATGGACCCTGAAAACACTATGACAAGTggaatgagtcagagaaagacaaacactttatgaactcacagatacagagaatagacCTCTGGTTTCTAGAGAGAGTAGAATGTGGGCAAAGTGGGTGAAACTTATCAAAAGGTGTGACCTTCCATTTATCAAACAAATCAGGCAGATGTAATGCGCAGCATGACTCTAGAGGTGACTCCAGTTATGATACTGTACTGTATATTTGGAAGTTGTTAGCAGAGTAGATATaacagagtagatcttaaaagttctcatcacaaaaaaatcaaaatgggtgttaactagatttattatggtgatcattcCACAATATTATGAATATCAAATCGTTAAGTACATCTGAAGTTAATATAAgttaatataatgctatatgtcaattataatctaaaaaaaaaagaaagctaagggAAGAGGCATGGTATATCCATGtgatggaatattagtcagcatACAAGGGAACGGAGTAGTGGTATacgctacaacacagatgaaccttgaaaaaatCATGCCAAGTGAAAAAACCAATCACAAAGAAACCGTATATGGCATGATTCCATTTTAATGAGATATTCAGAAGAGGCAGTTCCATAGAGATGGGGAGGAGAGTGATTGCTAATGGATATGGAGtttcttttgatgaaaatattctaaaattagattgtggtaatGATTGCAAgactgtgaatatactaaaagccactggATTGCATACTTTAAATGGATAGATTTTATGATGTGTGTAGTATAtcttaataaagattaaaaaaaaaaacaaaaaaaatgaggatggaaAGGGCGTAGGACCAAAGGCAACGCTCTTGGGAAGGCACTGTTTCTGTGGTGGGTATTCCATAGAGATTTGgtatgaaaaaggaaatgagccATGGCAATCAAGGGTTCtaagaagatttaaaaatcaagtaaaacaGAGCCCCATCTCTGTTCCTGTTACGATATACAAAAGAAACTGCTCTTCTTATACCAACATAAAAGGGCACATCATACACTTATGATTCCTGCATAGCCCTGCATAGTCTCAGACTTTATGTTCTGGGAGAACCATGATTAATAAATACTCCCAACATCCTAGCAATGCCTCTTGCCTGTTGTACGGTGGCCTGTTGTACGGTGACACAGT containing:
- the LOC112663164 gene encoding olfactory receptor 1440-like; protein product: MTGGRNNTIVIRFILLGFSDYPKLKILLFAGFLGSYVLTVAWNLGLIILIKIDPYLHTPMYFFLSNLSFLDFCYVTSTTPKMLSDFFQKPKAISFLGCTMQYFFFSSLGLTECCLLAAMAYDRYAAICNPLLYTTTMSPPFCVQMMVGAYITGLFGSLIQLCALLQLNFCGPNVINHFFCDLPQLLVLSCSETFFLKVMKFVIAVIFGVISVFVIMISYGYIVATILKISSVEGRSKAFNTCTSHLTAVICFFGSGLFVYMHPSTGNSVGQDKIASVFYTVVIPMLNPLIYSLRNKEIKDALKRCKKRVIFPLLQLKV